One Labrus mixtus chromosome 12, fLabMix1.1, whole genome shotgun sequence DNA segment encodes these proteins:
- the LOC132984442 gene encoding zinc finger protein 665-like isoform X2 produces MKTKKKLSSARSSSEIEDHDDAKMEVSTESSKRKEPFSAAKNPPATKKKDTDSEEDVQQLLVTKEELPPEQQEWSHILDQEDTKPQHIKEEHEELWSSQEEEQLKGLEEADTTKFPFTPVSVKSEDDEEKPQSSQLHQRQTEQMETGVDGEDCGGAEPERYSDPDRRLQPETEVETEDSDEPETDDSDDWQETREDLSELNLKNKKLKTGNRPHSCLDCGKRFNQKGHLTIHMMIHTGQKPFSCSQCGKRFNQKGHLTTHMKIHTGEKPFSCCHCGKRFREKGALKIHVKIHTGEKPFSCSICGKAFQEKGYLTKHMFVHTGEKRFKCSECGKRFNFKSNLTYHMANHRREKPFSCSECGKMFYLQRKLTSHMITHMGEKPFSCSKCGKRFSSKSNVASHMMIHSGEEDYSCPQYEKGFANKSSVTYHKREKLFNCSECGKRFSINRYLTNHMMIHREKRYSCSQCEKRFTHKSSLTDHMAIHTGEKPFSCSECGKRFRLKSNLTIHMTIHTGEKRYSCSQCEKRFTYRTGLTYHMTTHTDEKPFNCSECGKRFSTKISLTQHMMAHREKRYSCSQCEKRFTHKSSLTYHMANHTGEKPFSCSICCKAFKQKGILASHMLVHLVEKPFSCSECEKRFSTKRNLNSHMMIHTEDRRYSCSWCEKRFTRKSSLTNHMANHPGEKLFSCSKCEKRFRNKKNLTNHMTIHTGVKRYSCSQCEKRFTHESSLSNHMAIHREKSFRCSECGESFSKRIDLTTHVHTGEKPFSCSQCGKQFKKKGNLTRHMVVHTGKKRVSNSVCSDSFTQTGSLSTNMLVHTEEKPFSCLECEKRFTCESSLTYHMANHTGDKLFTCLECDTRFYLQGSLTRHMLVHTGEKPFRCSDCGERFSRKGNLTSHKMIHTGEKC; encoded by the exons atgaagacgaagaagaagctCTCTTCAGCCCGCAGTAGCTCGGAGATTGAAGACCACGATGATGCTAAGATGGAGGTCTCTACCGAGAGCTCCAAAAGAAAAGAGCCTTTCTCAGCAGCGAAGAATCCACCAGCAActaaaaagaaggacactgaCTCAGAGGAAG atgtccagcagctgttggtgactaaagaagagcttccacctgagcagcaggagtggagccacattctggaccaggaggacactaagccccaacacattaaagaagaacatgaggaactgtggagcagtcaggaggaagaacagcttaaaggactggaggaggctgataccaccaaattccccttcactcctgtctctgtgaagagtgaagatgatgaagagaaacctcagtcctcacagcttcatcagagacaaactgaacagatggaaacaggagttgatggagaggactgtggaggagcagaaccagagaggtACTCAGATCCAGACAGacgtttacaaccagagactgaggtcGAGACTGAAGACTCTGATGAAcctgagactgatgacagtgatgactggcaagagacaagagaagatctgtcagaattaaacttgaaaaataagaaactaaagaCTGGTAACAGACCACATAGTTGCTTGGATTGCGGAAAAAGATTCAACCAAAAAGGGCATCTGACCATtcacatgatgattcacactgGACAGAAACCCTTCAGTTGCTCTCAGTGcggtaaaagatttaaccaaAAAGGgcatctgaccacacacatgaagattcacactggagagaaaccaTTCAGTTGCTGTCATTGTGGAAAACGATTTAGAGAAAAGGGGGCTCTGAAGATACACGTTAAAATTCACACTggggagaaacccttcagctgctctatTTGCGGTAAAGCATTTCAAGAAAAAGGATACCTAACCAAACACATGTTTGTTCACACAGGGGAGAAACGCTTCAaatgctctgagtgtggtaaaagatttaattttaagTCTAATTTGACATATCACATGGCAAATCACAGAAGGGAGAAACCCTttagctgctctgagtgtggtaaaatgTTTTACCTGCAACGAAAGCTGACTAGCCACATGATTACTCATATGGGAgaaaaacccttcagctgctccaaGTGTGGTAAAAGGTTTAGTTCGAAGAGTAATGTGGCCAGTCACATGATGATTCACAGTGGAGAGGAAGACTACAGCTGCCCTCAATATGAGAAAGGATTTGCCAATAAGTCTAGTGTGACATATCACAAAAGGGAGAAACTCTTTaactgctctgagtgtggtaaaaggtttAGCATTAACAGATACCTGACCAATCACATGATGATTCACAGAGAGAAACGCTACAGCTGTTCTCAGTGTGAGAAAAGATTTACCCATAAGTCTAGTTTGACAGATCACATGGCAATTCACACAggggagaaacccttcagctgctctgagtgtggtaaaaggtttAGATTGAAGAGCAATCTGACCATTCACATGACgattcacactggagagaaacgTTACAGCTGTTCTCAGTGTGAGAAAAGATTTACTTATAGGACTGGTTTGACATATCACATGACAACTCACACAGATGAGAAACCCTTCaactgctctgagtgtggtaaaaggtttAGTACTAAGATAAGTCTGACCCAACACATGATGGCTCACAGAGAGAAACGCTACAGCTGTTCTCAGTGTGAGAAAAGATTTACCCATAAGTCTAGTTTGACATATCACATGGCAAATCACACAGGGGAGAAACCTTTCAGTTGCTCTATTTGCTGTAaagcatttaaacaaaaaggaatcCTGGCctcacacatgttagttcactTAGTAGAGAAACCTTTCAGCTGCTCAGAGTGTGAGAAAAGGTTTAGTACTAAGAGAAATCTGAACAGtcacatgatgattcacactgAAGACAGACGCTACAGCTGCTCTTGGTGTGAGAAAAGATTTACCCGTAAGTCTAGTTTGACAAATCACATGGCAAATCACCCAGgtgagaaactcttcagctGCTCTAAGTGTGAGAAAAGGTttagaaataagaaaaatctgacaaatcaCATGACGATTCACACTGGAGTGAAACGCTACAGCTGCTCTCAGTGTGAGAAAAGATTTACCCATGAGTCTAGTCTGTCAAATCACATGGCAATTCACAGAGAGAAATCCTTTAGATGCTCTGAGTGTGGTGAAAGTTTTAGCAAACGAATAGATCTGACGACACACGTGCATACGGGAgaaaaacccttcagctgctctcaatgtggaaaacaatttaaaaagaagGGGAATCTGACCCGACACATGGTAGTTCACACAGGGAAGAAACGTGTCAGCAACTCTGTTTGCAGTGACAGTTttactcaaacaggaagtctgtccACAAACATGTTAGTTCACACAGAAGAGAAACCTTTCAGCTGCCTTGAGTGTGAGAAAAGATTTACCTGTGAGTCTAGTTTGACATATCACATGGCAAATCACACGGGAGATAAACTCTTCACTTGCCTTGAGTGTGATACAAGATTTTACCTGCAAGGAagtctgaccagacacatgttggtgcatacaggagagaaacccttcagatGCTCTGATTGTGGTGAAAGGTTTAGTCGTAAAGGAAATCTGACCAGTCACAAGATgattcacactggagagaaatgCTAA
- the LOC132984442 gene encoding zinc finger protein 665-like isoform X1, which yields MKTKKKLSSARSSSEIEDHDDAKMEVSTESSKRKEPFSAAKNPPATKKKDTDSEEGREGMNEVLDAIKQLTGKVDTLDVQQLLVTKEELPPEQQEWSHILDQEDTKPQHIKEEHEELWSSQEEEQLKGLEEADTTKFPFTPVSVKSEDDEEKPQSSQLHQRQTEQMETGVDGEDCGGAEPERYSDPDRRLQPETEVETEDSDEPETDDSDDWQETREDLSELNLKNKKLKTGNRPHSCLDCGKRFNQKGHLTIHMMIHTGQKPFSCSQCGKRFNQKGHLTTHMKIHTGEKPFSCCHCGKRFREKGALKIHVKIHTGEKPFSCSICGKAFQEKGYLTKHMFVHTGEKRFKCSECGKRFNFKSNLTYHMANHRREKPFSCSECGKMFYLQRKLTSHMITHMGEKPFSCSKCGKRFSSKSNVASHMMIHSGEEDYSCPQYEKGFANKSSVTYHKREKLFNCSECGKRFSINRYLTNHMMIHREKRYSCSQCEKRFTHKSSLTDHMAIHTGEKPFSCSECGKRFRLKSNLTIHMTIHTGEKRYSCSQCEKRFTYRTGLTYHMTTHTDEKPFNCSECGKRFSTKISLTQHMMAHREKRYSCSQCEKRFTHKSSLTYHMANHTGEKPFSCSICCKAFKQKGILASHMLVHLVEKPFSCSECEKRFSTKRNLNSHMMIHTEDRRYSCSWCEKRFTRKSSLTNHMANHPGEKLFSCSKCEKRFRNKKNLTNHMTIHTGVKRYSCSQCEKRFTHESSLSNHMAIHREKSFRCSECGESFSKRIDLTTHVHTGEKPFSCSQCGKQFKKKGNLTRHMVVHTGKKRVSNSVCSDSFTQTGSLSTNMLVHTEEKPFSCLECEKRFTCESSLTYHMANHTGDKLFTCLECDTRFYLQGSLTRHMLVHTGEKPFRCSDCGERFSRKGNLTSHKMIHTGEKC from the exons atgaagacgaagaagaagctCTCTTCAGCCCGCAGTAGCTCGGAGATTGAAGACCACGATGATGCTAAGATGGAGGTCTCTACCGAGAGCTCCAAAAGAAAAGAGCCTTTCTCAGCAGCGAAGAATCCACCAGCAActaaaaagaaggacactgaCTCAGAGGAAGGTAGGGAAGGAATGAACGAAGTCCTGGACGCAATAAAACAGCTAACTGGAAAAGTGGACACGCTAG atgtccagcagctgttggtgactaaagaagagcttccacctgagcagcaggagtggagccacattctggaccaggaggacactaagccccaacacattaaagaagaacatgaggaactgtggagcagtcaggaggaagaacagcttaaaggactggaggaggctgataccaccaaattccccttcactcctgtctctgtgaagagtgaagatgatgaagagaaacctcagtcctcacagcttcatcagagacaaactgaacagatggaaacaggagttgatggagaggactgtggaggagcagaaccagagaggtACTCAGATCCAGACAGacgtttacaaccagagactgaggtcGAGACTGAAGACTCTGATGAAcctgagactgatgacagtgatgactggcaagagacaagagaagatctgtcagaattaaacttgaaaaataagaaactaaagaCTGGTAACAGACCACATAGTTGCTTGGATTGCGGAAAAAGATTCAACCAAAAAGGGCATCTGACCATtcacatgatgattcacactgGACAGAAACCCTTCAGTTGCTCTCAGTGcggtaaaagatttaaccaaAAAGGgcatctgaccacacacatgaagattcacactggagagaaaccaTTCAGTTGCTGTCATTGTGGAAAACGATTTAGAGAAAAGGGGGCTCTGAAGATACACGTTAAAATTCACACTggggagaaacccttcagctgctctatTTGCGGTAAAGCATTTCAAGAAAAAGGATACCTAACCAAACACATGTTTGTTCACACAGGGGAGAAACGCTTCAaatgctctgagtgtggtaaaagatttaattttaagTCTAATTTGACATATCACATGGCAAATCACAGAAGGGAGAAACCCTttagctgctctgagtgtggtaaaatgTTTTACCTGCAACGAAAGCTGACTAGCCACATGATTACTCATATGGGAgaaaaacccttcagctgctccaaGTGTGGTAAAAGGTTTAGTTCGAAGAGTAATGTGGCCAGTCACATGATGATTCACAGTGGAGAGGAAGACTACAGCTGCCCTCAATATGAGAAAGGATTTGCCAATAAGTCTAGTGTGACATATCACAAAAGGGAGAAACTCTTTaactgctctgagtgtggtaaaaggtttAGCATTAACAGATACCTGACCAATCACATGATGATTCACAGAGAGAAACGCTACAGCTGTTCTCAGTGTGAGAAAAGATTTACCCATAAGTCTAGTTTGACAGATCACATGGCAATTCACACAggggagaaacccttcagctgctctgagtgtggtaaaaggtttAGATTGAAGAGCAATCTGACCATTCACATGACgattcacactggagagaaacgTTACAGCTGTTCTCAGTGTGAGAAAAGATTTACTTATAGGACTGGTTTGACATATCACATGACAACTCACACAGATGAGAAACCCTTCaactgctctgagtgtggtaaaaggtttAGTACTAAGATAAGTCTGACCCAACACATGATGGCTCACAGAGAGAAACGCTACAGCTGTTCTCAGTGTGAGAAAAGATTTACCCATAAGTCTAGTTTGACATATCACATGGCAAATCACACAGGGGAGAAACCTTTCAGTTGCTCTATTTGCTGTAaagcatttaaacaaaaaggaatcCTGGCctcacacatgttagttcactTAGTAGAGAAACCTTTCAGCTGCTCAGAGTGTGAGAAAAGGTTTAGTACTAAGAGAAATCTGAACAGtcacatgatgattcacactgAAGACAGACGCTACAGCTGCTCTTGGTGTGAGAAAAGATTTACCCGTAAGTCTAGTTTGACAAATCACATGGCAAATCACCCAGgtgagaaactcttcagctGCTCTAAGTGTGAGAAAAGGTttagaaataagaaaaatctgacaaatcaCATGACGATTCACACTGGAGTGAAACGCTACAGCTGCTCTCAGTGTGAGAAAAGATTTACCCATGAGTCTAGTCTGTCAAATCACATGGCAATTCACAGAGAGAAATCCTTTAGATGCTCTGAGTGTGGTGAAAGTTTTAGCAAACGAATAGATCTGACGACACACGTGCATACGGGAgaaaaacccttcagctgctctcaatgtggaaaacaatttaaaaagaagGGGAATCTGACCCGACACATGGTAGTTCACACAGGGAAGAAACGTGTCAGCAACTCTGTTTGCAGTGACAGTTttactcaaacaggaagtctgtccACAAACATGTTAGTTCACACAGAAGAGAAACCTTTCAGCTGCCTTGAGTGTGAGAAAAGATTTACCTGTGAGTCTAGTTTGACATATCACATGGCAAATCACACGGGAGATAAACTCTTCACTTGCCTTGAGTGTGATACAAGATTTTACCTGCAAGGAagtctgaccagacacatgttggtgcatacaggagagaaacccttcagatGCTCTGATTGTGGTGAAAGGTTTAGTCGTAAAGGAAATCTGACCAGTCACAAGATgattcacactggagagaaatgCTAA